Proteins found in one Zea mays cultivar B73 chromosome 1, Zm-B73-REFERENCE-NAM-5.0, whole genome shotgun sequence genomic segment:
- the LOC100276353 gene encoding uncharacterized protein LOC100276353 precursor: MAAAGKLLLLAAAILAASFVADARPCGHAQTLLVSFSSVLRPNPDPTNPTPLTTTVVTVLRVRRLGPHQIRRPVALPSVESEVAASSAQDRAKDILVVVSGLLFGFGCGALTAASMYLVWSLLASTCASGYDDDVYSDDEDRLSDSESPKNAGYVIIHDADEYGAGKN, from the coding sequence atggccgccgccggcAAGCTCCTCCTCCTGGCCGCCGCCATCCTGGCGGCTTCCTTCGTCGCCGACGCGCGCCCGTGCGGCCACGCGCAGACGCTCCTCGTCTCCTTCTCCTCCGTCCTCAGGCCGAACCCGGACCCCACCAACCCGACGCCGCTCACCACCACAGTCGTCACCGTCCTCCGCGTCCGGCGCCTCGGCCCGCACCAGATCCGCCGCCCCGTGGCGCTCCCCTCCGTCGAGTCGGAGGTCGCCGCCTCGTCCGCCCAGGACCGCGCCAAGGACATCCTCGTCGTCGTCTCCGGCCTCCTCTtcggcttcggctgcggcgccctCACCGCGGCGTCCATGTACCTCGTGTGGTCGCTCCTCGCCTCCACCTGCGCCTCTGGATACGACGACGACGTCTACAGCGACGACGAGGACCGGCTGTCCGACTCCGAGAGCCCCAAGAATGCCGGCTACGTCATCATCCACGACGCTGACGAGTACGGCGCCGGTAAGAACTAG